The DNA region gtgggtgattacttgatcaaaactgtgaagcaagatcaagtggatgctaacttggttgaaactgtgaagtaaaaccaagtttgtaactctgtcattattctctggttatgttgttggctttggcaacatttttgacaaaaagggggagtaataacccctgacaaacagagtgggtctctgcaacagactctcatgacagatttcctcccctgcagctgctgtgtgttgaagtttagattttaacttctgtatgtgtgctactttgtgaagtttttatttaacttccatgtgtgtgagtgtgctgccactctgagtgtattagctaggtttatatcctgctagatgtgtgattccactgctatgaactctgttatggggatcaaagtgttttagccaaaaatttgccaaagggggagtttgtaggtgtttaattggctgcattatatggtaaaacactagctggattctaatgtcttgactgatgtcatgacatggtgtgtatgtgtgagtgcattgtaggttagaatatctaactgtactctgatgtcttgactgatgtcatgacacacttgagtagttactgcaggattagctaatacatgatttattgaatgtcaaactggagactgtgacattcattcctgtcagcagctactgaggaatagaacagctggtgttctgttagagctcagtattcatttgcagtctggttatcaaggaagaaccagatCTGACATAAGGCCTaatgtatgaatgtcaaactggatgttatgacattcatcatggacagtatatactgaacattagacagagtggtgttctgctatacttcagcatgttacttagtctgttcttcaagagaataacagaactaacttaaggccaactgtgtaaatgttaaattggacactttgacatttattaatgtaagttgttactgtagtatggtcattttgatcatgtacaggtcagcaaaattgtacagtctgttttctggaaaaacagactcagcatatggaccttgatgtcaagctgaatgtcgtgacattcattcctgacagcatatgctatattgtaggttgttcagttttctgtttcagcttttcttgggctattcttcaggaagtcaacagcttagagaaaaaccaggaaatcaacaaccaagttacatttaatgaacctaacaaatagcctatttgttagtaacctagatattgaatttatgggaactcgcatgaccttaaattcaggagaatacaagtgcaaaagcccaggtactgcaatataaaagggaaggcgttccttcattcagtttcggggattttgaggcgtgaagattttgagtgtccatcatacttcactgctgtatttttgtgagtcttgtattagacgtatcttgtaagccaagccgTTATCAAGTAGATGgttgctgtggcatagggtgttcattgagttgtaagtgttgtgtcgctcaaagcttttaagcgtgagtgctgtgtatcttgattaaagttgtgaagcacaatcaagagttgtttgaagtgtgacttcaacttgtctttaatattgattaaaggtagtaatcactgaggtgattaagggggagtgagtaggaactctgatcttagtgtaagattgaaattgcattgggtagggattaagtgataagttgtaaacgggtgagtttagctttgaattgatactactaatagtggatttcctccctggcttggtagcccccagatgtaggtcatgttggactgaactgggtaaacaattacttgtgttatttactgcacttacgtttaagttctgcaaaattcctgtctgtgcagaattggatgtcataacaacccgtgtgacatccaaagtctgataactagaatttcagaatgcactaagaactttactcttttttgtaattgagtattgtctttttgcaacataattgaatgaatgtttcatctaggacttaaaaccacaaattgtgaggaaacctccattttacacttaaatgttggattctaataagctttgttgattcatttggttcatgctttgtcttttattattgtgaatatgtggaagcaattagaaatgatcaaggcacttgttttctatcgagcacaaccagttccaaatacaacttacctgtgagcagagagagtattcgttaacccctttgagcttaaacagttgaatcttagcttgaaataaagcgagatttcaaaaatctttttcttgaaacccggaaaattttgataattgttcttttgccgtaaaaagtcaagagcattcacttagggtgagtaagaaataagttggggagaacgaaaatgagaatcggtaagtgccacaactcttgaaaaaccgagcaagcataaaaaattatatatatattaaatataaaaaagagaaacatctgttttgtaaatatgatgtgaaaaaaaaatgaatgcttgcttggaagaaaaatagtgaaaaacaaaaattgagttgtgaaataagagttgtgaaggtttcaaatgagaaataaatggaacgaagttgagttgtgtgaataatgtacagtgaatgtctcttttgcatcggcaattttgttttcaatggccttagaaatgacccttgtttgttaacctaaccaagcttcaaccgaaaagcccttagtgatcttcgtgcttccacattaccatttataattgttagacattgtatgaattgaattgatttcttcattgtttgttagagagtgagattattcccgcggttgcaaacacgtaatttcttcaatccttattcgaagaggagagatagggtgattcattcaagataatattgttgtagatagatacatatttcgcattgctactaagtcttagttcttgtgtattattttattcgaaccattggaaatttgtatctgctgattcgcttgtgtttgagccgttttatccaacttcggagaaacctttctcttaaagcaaatcctcttgtccttcaagaggcatactttgcttgaggacaagcaagaatctagttgggaAGAGTggttagatacccaaaagtgcttatttgagctatcaaatatgggtatctttcactccatttccttgctaaagtgttcgaaaccacctttgttttagatgaaatgcaatacaatgataaacgatcttggtacctttgatttgtgtgttattgtgcaggaagtaggcatgaaataatagaaaatgaagacacaagaaatttggcaaagggatcaaataaaagaagcattcatcagcttgctcgctaggcgagcgctgtggcgaaggactcgctaggcgagcgtccagcgagagcccagcgaaaagctccagtatttgacagtggcaaacatcaccacactcgctaggcgagcttccagcgaggtgtgcggcgaacacgtccagacttggtgaaaagcgcagccaacactcactcgctaggcgagcctttagcgagctcccagcgagcattccagtagcaaaacctctcaagctcgctggagcgaaggttgaaacgtgaccttcgcctagcgaaggttttgtttgctaagcgaacatgacagtctggaaatggttgtttctctgggcgcaggtgcctcaggtgcctcatttaggggctcgctaggcgagccattctgctcgcctagcgagcatgacagctcagtagcagctctataagtagcaagggctactttttgaGAGTCGGACCTTactttccatacttttgtacttttttttagatattttccagcattgctctaaggatcttttgtgacctagaaaccttttctcttcatctcttaacaatctttcacaaaaagaaggtggattcccatccaatctcgattattcgactcggatgttgatcaaccttcttccgaaacttgttgaacaagctaccatgaaaatgagtagctaagtccttcattttgtcaaggttagatgtagatgatcattagctttgtgtgtaaatgtaaggatcttcatttgtaaactctttaatggtgaatatatggtgaaaactttgttcttattgaaaactctttgtgttggtttatgatcgagagatgtttaccaactcttaacctaggttttcatccaatcttgtttgttagctagagatagtaatgaatgattttgttcaccataaggttgaaccaaaaagttgtcattttgatagattgtgttagagataaacaatggatcaaaatgggaaaactcacaatgtgtgttagagataaacacattgggaggactttgtgaaatagtttatcatctaaaggagtttataaattttgttgatcaaacatatacatgcaaagtgatcgtcgaaccctaactttggcaatatttctcaaatattcaaaccaaaacttttaccgcattttattacacttttatgcaagataccgtgacaaacaccaaaaccccattgttaccttaagctaagaattgaaacaactgtcgaaaggcggtgatatctcataatccctgtggagacgataacaaaaacccgacacttaaaattacattcaacacACGTCTTTGTGTATAAACACTTGTCACAAGAATTAGGAATAAATCCATTTGAGAGTATTACAGAGTCAAATTTTTGATGCCACTGTTTTGGTGCTTGTTTTAGTCCGTATAAGGATTTGACAAGTTTACACACCTTTTGTTCATTTCCAGGAAGCAGGTAGCCTTCCGGTTGTTCCATGTAGATTTCCTCATCGAGATCTCCATTTAGGAACGctgttttaacatccatctgatggATTATAAGATCATTCAAAGATGCTAAGGCAAAcaacaatctaatagtagttGTTCTTGCTACTGGTGCGTATGTGTCGAAGTAATCTATGCCTTCTTTCTGTCTAAATCCTTTTGCCACTAATCTGGCTTTATAAGTGTTTAGAGTACCATCGCTATGGTATTTCTTCttaaacacccacttgcatccaatgggCCTTGATTCCTTAGGTAAGTCAAcaagttcccaagtgtggtttgatacaattgaatccatttcatcttggatagcATCTTTCCAAAAAGTGGAGTCCCTTGAAGTTATTGCTTCCTTATAAGTTTTTGGATCATCTTCCACTTGAAGAATAATCGGAATGCGTTGAACAAAGTTCTTACTATTTCCCTCAACAAGATAAAAGGAAATAGATTGAGAATCAATCTCATCTGGTCCTAGATTCTTTGTTTTCCGAATTCTCTTGCTTATCCTAGGCTCGGGTTGTGGTTCAATGATTATAGGAGTGCCTTCAGTTTGTATTTCTACAATCCGAGAAGAGTTATCTTCATGAGATTCTTTATTAGTGGCCGACTCCGATCCTTTATCCTTTGTGATAAGGTTTTCAAAGAATTCTACATCCCGGGATTCAACAATTACATTAGATTCTAGATTTAAGAGTCTATATGCTTTACTGTGTTGTGCATATCCTACAAAAGCACATCTTATTCCTCGAGGACCCAACTTGGTTCTTTTAGGGTCCATGTTTTTGTAGTATGCCACACACCCCCACACTTTAAAGTAACCGATATTTGGCGCTCTTCCTTTCCATGACTCATATGGAGATACGCCAGTTTTCTTTAACGGAATTCTATTGATTATATGACTGGCGGACAATAATGCCTCACCCCACAAGTTAAGGGGTAATTTAGAATGCATCAACATggcattcatcatctcttgatatgttcgattctttctttctgccatgccattttgttgcGGTGTTCGTGGTGCCGAACATTCATGTATTATACCGTGCTCTTCACAGAATGCATCAAATTCAATTGAAAAATATTCGCCGCCCCTATCACTTCTAAGGACCTTTATActtttatttaattgattttcgACTTCTGCTTTATAAGTCTTAAAGGCATTAAATgcatcatctttatgctttaagAGATATACATGAGTGTATCTAGAGGAATCGTCTATGAATGTAATAAAGTATCTATTCCCTCCATGTGTCAACATGCCATTAAATTCGCACAAATCTGAGTGCACAAGATCAAGTAATTTCGTTTTcctttcaacacttttgaaaggcttcttaatcatttttgattcaacacataattcacattttttgaaatcctttatattacatgaaattagtccagatttaattagtctcttcataGAACTAATACCGCAATGTGCTAATCTATTATGCCATAAAGAAACGGAATCAAGCATGTAAGCGgaattagaaatttcattaataatattatcattagtacatagtttgatcattccctctgcggaatatccttttccaatgaatacaccattacgggtcaaaataagtttgcccgattcatatacagatttaatacccggttttcccaataaatccccactaacaagattcctattcatgtctggaacatgaagcacatttacAAGTGTAACTTTCTTTCCAGAAGTGAAGTTAAGTTCGACCGAACCGGTTCCAACAACTTTAGAGCGGACTTCATTTCCCATTTGTACCTCTTGTCCATCAATTGCTTCAGAATAGGTTTTGAATGCAGCCTTGTCATAAGTAACATGCACCGTAGCACAAGTGTCATACCACCAACCTTGAACTTTTCCTTTGATTACCATAATTTCACTCACTGTAGCAATTATGTCATCATCTGATCGAATTGCATTGATCTCAtttttttgctttattttgtcTGCAATCAAGAGCATAGTGTCCAGGTTTGCCGCATACGAAACATTCGTTCTTTGGACCTTTATGACCGCCAGAGTTCTTGAACTTGTTATGTTCTTTCTTTGGTCCAAGATGACTCTTCATGCCATCATGTCTCTTCTTTCCCTTGTTGGTCACAGCGTTTGTTTTGAAATGAGTAGGGGGTTCTGATTTCTCCCTCTCCTTCGATTCCTCCTCGATTCGAAGATGTTTTTGAATTTTCTCCAAGGAGAAATCCTCGGAACTGTGCAACAATTTCTTTCGGTAGCCTTTCCATGAAGGTGGTAATTTTGCAATAATTGCACCGACTTGGAAGGTCTCAGGGATGTTTATTTTTACTGCCTTTATTTTATTAACCAGAACTTGCAATTCACGCACTTGGGGAAGAATGGGCTTAGAATCTAAGAATTTAAAATCGAAATATTTAGATATTAAGAACTTCTTCGTACCTTCCTCTTCAGCCTTGAACTTGAATTCTAGTGCCTTCCATATTTCTGTTGCCGATGGATTGTCTGTGTAGAGGTCGTAGAGACGATCAGATAAAGTATTCAGAATGTGTCCACGGAAAAGCAGTTCGTCCTCCTTGCGTTTCTTGCGCTCCTTCTTGAGttcttccgaatcattttctgttgGTTCAGGTATTGGTTGTAGGTCGGGATCAAGAACATAGTGAACCTCCAGGGCAGTCAATAGGAATGTCATCTTGTCTTGCCATCTTGTGCAATTTGTTCCATCAAATTGATCTAACTTGACAAGATCCTGGTtcatcactttgatgcttgaaacagCAGCGTCTGAAGCCATTATGTTACTAATACTTTTAAGATTGTTATTAAATTCGGTAAAATTAAATGGATCCAGGACTGAATCGTGATTGagaatcactttccttaaaagtatttcaagcactcttttattatgtcttagagttggaaaatgcaagaatactcaggataatatcagccttaatttcgagtctgcacaagacaagtgaagaacccgaaatgcaaggaaggtttttctggaattttggaagagaaatacgtttttagttcttgtgttatttttctgaatagaatcatatatttataggagatatggatgttgtttcaaaagtttgcaacctttgatgaaacaacaccatttcaccataaaacacaatgtttcatatat from Lathyrus oleraceus cultivar Zhongwan6 chromosome 1, CAAS_Psat_ZW6_1.0, whole genome shotgun sequence includes:
- the LOC127086949 gene encoding uncharacterized protein LOC127086949, which produces MASDAAVSSIKVMNQDLVKLDQFDGTNCTRWQDKMTFLLTALEVHYVLDPDLQPIPEPTENDSEELKKERKKRKEDELLFRGHILNTLSDRLYDLYTDNPSATEIWKALEFKFKAEEEGTKKFLISKYFDFKFLDSKPILPQVRELQVLVNKIKAVKINIPETFQVGAIIAKLPPSWKGYRKKLLHSSEDFSLEKIQKHLRIEEESKEREKSEPPTHFKTNAVTNKGKKRHDGMKSHLGPKKEHNKFKNSGGHKGPKNECFVCGKPGHYALDCRQNKAKK